The following proteins are co-located in the Bacteroidales bacterium genome:
- a CDS encoding NAD(P)H-hydrate dehydratase: MKIVSCEQIKEIDSYTISHEPIASIDLMERASAQLFNWITGRYGISEHFVIFAGTGNNGGDGLALARMLGSNGYMADVQFISVSDKISDDCRLNLDRLQNVTNVTINTIKDISQLPFLRSGDIIIDAIFGSGLTRPVTGLPAEVISMINKTDSLVISIDLPSGLFGEDNTNNSDTGIIRADYTLTFQFPKLSFMFPENAEFAGEWIVLPIGLDEKAIQTTVSPYRLLLCSDILPLLKSRNKFDHKGTYGHGLLIAGSEGKMGAAVLGAWAALRSGAGLITCHIPSGGNLIIQSSVSEAMVINDRSEKIISGIGPLENFTAVGIGPGIGTDEETQLALKSFLAECKKPLVIDADALNIISLNIDLLQLLPSSTILTPHPKEFERLIGKTKNSYERLQKQIAFSEKYNCIVLLKGAHSTITIPSGEVFFNSTGNPGMATGGSGDVLTGIILSLLSQGYSPENAAITGVYLHGLAGDIAAEESCYESIIASDIINCIGKAFNKIRSNGVKV, encoded by the coding sequence ATGAAAATAGTTTCATGTGAACAGATAAAAGAAATAGATTCATATACAATCAGTCATGAACCAATTGCTTCAATTGATCTCATGGAGAGGGCTTCAGCACAGCTGTTTAACTGGATAACCGGCAGGTATGGTATTTCTGAACATTTTGTGATTTTTGCAGGTACAGGTAATAATGGGGGTGATGGACTGGCTTTAGCCAGAATGCTTGGAAGTAACGGTTATATGGCAGATGTTCAGTTCATTAGTGTGTCTGATAAAATCTCCGATGATTGCAGACTGAATCTCGATCGTCTTCAAAATGTAACAAATGTTACAATCAATACTATAAAAGATATCAGTCAATTACCCTTCTTAAGATCAGGTGATATTATTATAGATGCAATCTTTGGTTCAGGTTTGACAAGGCCTGTAACCGGATTGCCGGCTGAGGTAATTTCGATGATAAATAAAACAGATTCGCTCGTTATCTCAATCGACCTGCCATCCGGACTATTTGGTGAGGACAATACAAATAATTCAGATACCGGCATAATAAGAGCTGATTATACCCTCACATTTCAGTTCCCGAAACTATCCTTTATGTTTCCTGAGAATGCTGAGTTTGCGGGAGAGTGGATAGTTCTGCCAATCGGACTGGATGAAAAAGCCATTCAGACGACTGTCTCACCTTACAGACTACTTTTATGCAGCGATATCTTACCATTATTAAAGAGCAGAAACAAGTTTGATCATAAAGGTACTTACGGACATGGATTACTAATCGCAGGATCAGAAGGAAAGATGGGCGCTGCAGTGCTTGGGGCATGGGCAGCTTTGAGAAGCGGAGCAGGTCTAATTACTTGTCATATACCATCAGGAGGGAATCTGATTATTCAGTCATCTGTATCTGAAGCAATGGTTATAAACGACAGATCAGAAAAAATCATTTCTGGAATCGGCCCTCTTGAAAATTTTACTGCTGTTGGGATTGGTCCGGGTATAGGGACTGATGAAGAAACTCAGCTTGCCTTAAAATCTTTTTTGGCAGAGTGTAAAAAGCCACTCGTGATTGATGCTGATGCATTGAATATCATTTCGTTAAATATTGATCTGTTGCAATTATTGCCCTCCAGTACAATACTTACACCTCATCCAAAAGAGTTTGAACGGCTAATTGGTAAAACAAAAAATAGTTATGAGAGGCTTCAGAAGCAGATAGCTTTTTCAGAAAAGTATAACTGTATAGTGTTATTGAAAGGTGCTCATTCAACGATAACGATACCATCCGGTGAAGTATTTTTTAATAGCACCGGTAATCCTGGTATGGCTACAGGTGGCAGCGGAGATGTTCTAACTGGAATTATCCTATCTTTGCTTTCACAGGGCTATTCTCCGGAAAATGCTGCAATAACCGGCGTTTACCTTCATGGTCTGGCAGGTGATATTGCAGCGGAAGAATCGTGTTATGAATCAATTATTGCATCAGATATAATTAATTGTATAGGAAAGGCGTTTAATAAGATACGGAGCAATGGCGTAAAGGTGTAA
- a CDS encoding DUF255 domain-containing protein: MKKSLLVSLLLLAVITVKSQTANSDVKWLTIQEAEKLNKTAPRPFFIDTYTDWCGWCKKMDKETFTNPVISDILNKKFYPVKFDAEGSESVTFLGQTFINDGKAGKAHQLAVALLQGQLSYPTVVFLTTQKDGKLGVSPVPGFKEPKEMEMLLSFFADKAYETSTWEAFQKSFQGKVK; encoded by the coding sequence ATGAAAAAGAGTTTATTAGTTTCACTTTTATTACTGGCTGTAATTACAGTCAAATCACAGACTGCCAATTCAGATGTTAAATGGCTGACAATTCAGGAGGCTGAAAAACTTAACAAGACTGCTCCCCGTCCTTTCTTTATAGATACATATACTGACTGGTGCGGATGGTGTAAAAAGATGGATAAAGAGACATTTACCAATCCTGTTATTTCAGATATTCTTAATAAGAAATTCTATCCTGTAAAATTCGATGCGGAAGGAAGTGAGAGCGTTACATTCCTTGGTCAGACTTTTATAAATGACGGAAAAGCAGGAAAAGCTCATCAGCTTGCTGTTGCTTTATTACAGGGTCAGTTGTCCTACCCGACTGTTGTATTCCTGACCACCCAGAAAGACGGAAAACTGGGCGTCTCGCCTGTACCGGGTTTCAAGGAGCCAAAAGAGATGGAGATGCTTCTCAGCTTTTTTGCTGACAAGGCATATGAAACTTCAACATGGGAAGCGTTTCAGAAGAGTTTTCAGGGGAAGGTGAAGTAG
- a CDS encoding DUF4831 family protein, whose product MKPIQKISFLICGIIMISSCFPVRKLDNQQVSVSSLSEANSVKEGSVVYGLPRSVFTVIVEMDRTIEIPGPYAKFAGDLLGLDKVITKENESWAVSGITVKTNEELDPSELYVIESNSLLHTNALKLKNEGLILDLNSVGFSSGFEPGLDKNGTDQFISFDLGSDEYYLMQRDTAYKRVSIDSTFIRIPYIVEKKKKLTTEQLAEKAAKRLMEMRDGKHLILTGEANVFPQNDASINEMNRIEKEYTELFAGKTIIEKRTFTSQVIPSKDMIGKQVILFQLSEITGPLAENSKGGKPVVIEFVPEKKSKEITFITKPEPESDSEGTVYDKLFYRVPDVANIKISIGTEVLYNSRKLIYQFGNIVQLPANYIIGK is encoded by the coding sequence ATGAAACCAATTCAAAAAATATCATTCCTGATCTGCGGTATTATTATGATCTCTTCCTGCTTTCCTGTAAGAAAGCTTGATAATCAGCAGGTCTCGGTATCTTCTCTCTCGGAGGCTAACTCAGTAAAAGAGGGAAGTGTTGTTTACGGCCTTCCGAGATCAGTTTTTACGGTGATTGTTGAAATGGACAGAACAATCGAAATTCCCGGACCATATGCAAAATTTGCAGGAGATCTGCTTGGACTTGATAAGGTGATAACTAAGGAAAATGAATCGTGGGCGGTTAGCGGGATTACCGTTAAAACAAATGAGGAGCTGGACCCTTCAGAGTTATATGTGATCGAAAGTAATTCGCTGTTACATACCAATGCCCTGAAACTTAAGAATGAAGGGCTTATTCTTGATCTTAACTCAGTTGGTTTTTCATCAGGCTTTGAACCCGGACTGGATAAAAATGGAACTGACCAGTTTATATCGTTCGATCTTGGTTCAGACGAATACTACCTAATGCAACGCGATACTGCCTATAAACGTGTTTCGATTGATTCAACGTTTATAAGGATCCCATACATTGTTGAGAAGAAAAAGAAACTCACTACCGAGCAACTCGCTGAGAAAGCAGCAAAAAGGCTGATGGAAATGAGGGATGGTAAGCATCTGATTCTGACAGGTGAAGCTAATGTGTTTCCACAGAATGATGCTTCTATTAACGAAATGAACCGTATTGAAAAGGAGTATACTGAACTTTTTGCAGGAAAGACTATTATTGAAAAACGGACATTTACCAGTCAGGTAATTCCTTCAAAAGATATGATTGGAAAGCAGGTTATACTGTTCCAGTTATCGGAGATAACAGGACCATTGGCTGAAAACTCCAAAGGCGGCAAACCGGTTGTTATTGAATTTGTTCCGGAAAAGAAAAGCAAAGAAATTACTTTTATTACCAAACCTGAACCAGAATCAGATTCAGAGGGGACTGTTTACGATAAACTATTTTACAGAGTTCCCGATGTTGCTAATATTAAAATCAGTATTGGTACAGAAGTACTCTACAATTCAAGAAAACTTATCTATCAATTCGGAAATATAGTCCAGCTTCCTGCAAACTATATTATTGGTAAATAG